The Sebastes umbrosus isolate fSebUmb1 chromosome 23, fSebUmb1.pri, whole genome shotgun sequence genome contains a region encoding:
- the tmem168a gene encoding transmembrane protein 168-A: protein MADREEEEEEEEQELTVGDAPKEVDVFTSVRCLGYLSSVNLLVAVCVGMYVRWEVTSEPMILVIFILGLFVLGIASILHYYFAMEKASLSLFHLWFGFLLGLLCFLNSHALNSNVKELVANYLLLASVVMKAVWALTERICSSVRYKPTLLTSAEFLELLGFGIASTAMLLHKSVAIIGLVVALGSLIVDLRMKSLLALPNLASFALVTSLVFFQALIIAANPYALGCYMGRLLCEPVLDVYFSGLGPSQRWMPVLSLGRVWRMLSLLPLSLIELAFFVLAALKLGHLELWYLVIPGFCVFGLFWSICHIILLMTIWGFHTKITECQKAWRAQRSSSHNTSSRSLDQVMASRGIRHFCLISERLVFFSILSTVILGAVSWQPSNGLFLSALLVVLPLESLTHGLFHELGSCLGGTCVGYALVIPTAYCSADGQPTLLPPEQVQQLNTRSTGMLNNVQRLFSHHMIQTFGCDYSTSGVTMEAVQTKLRNFLELRTADGPRHDTYLIFYSGHTYKNNGAWALTGGEKLHLAQLLELWKEKNAGHFSRLILVLDTENSLPWVKEIRKVEGVYVAVQGAELSATRVDPEAGDTPLLGDFTAEWVEFNCNPDSDTQWSEKGRTVTAAYGVSKRWSDYTLHLPTGSDVAKHWKTHFPKVTYPMVHLSNWCCGLNLFWLCSVCLRCFRRCKLAWFPPAVLDTGQGIKLVHS from the exons ATGGCGGAtcgggaggaagaggaagaggaagaggagcaggagctgACAGTCGGTGATGCACCCAAGGAGGTGGACGTGTTTACATCGGTGCGTTGCCTGGGTTACCTGTCCAGCGTCAACCTCCTCGTGGCGGTATGCGTTGGCATGTACGTACGCTGGGAGGTGACGAGCGAACCGATGATCCTGGTCATCTTCATCCTGGGCCTCTTTGTCCTGGGGATAGCCAGCATCCTCCATTACTACTTCGCCATGGAGAAAGCCAGCCTCAGCTTGTTCCATCTGTGGTTTGGCTTTTTGCTCGGCCTTCTGTGCTTCCTCAACAGCCATGCCTTGAATTCAAATGTCAAGGAGCTGGTCGCCAACTATCTCCTGTTAGCCAGTGTGGTCATGAAAGCCGTGTGGGCTTTAACCGAGCGAATATGCAGCTCCGTCCGTTACAAACCCACCTTGCTAACATCAGCTGAGTTTCTGGAGCTCCTGGGATTCGGCATCGCCAGCACTGCCATGCTTCTTCACAAGTCAGTGGCCATAATAGGCTTGGTGGTGGCCCTCGGGTCTCTCATTGTGGATCTGAGGATGAAATCCCTGCTGGCTTTGCCTAACCTGGCCAGTTTCGCCTTGGTTACCTCTCTGGTGTTTTTCCAGGCCTTAATCATCGCAGCCAACCCGTACGCTTTAGGCTGCTACATGGGCAGGCTGCTGTGCGAGCCCGTGCTGGACGTGTACTTCAGCGGGCTTGGGCCCAGCCAGCGCTGGATGCCGGTGCTCTCCCTGGGGAGGGTGTGGAGGATGCTGTCCCTGCTGCCTCTGAGTCTGATTGAGTTGGCCTTCTTTGTCCTGGCTGCCTTAAAG CTGGGCCACTTGGAGCTCTGGTATCTGGTGATCCCGGGCTTCTGCGTGTTTGGCCTTTTCTGGTCCATCTGCCACATAATTCTGCTGATGACGATATGGGGCTTCCACACCAAAATAACTGAGTGTCAGAAGGCCTGGCGGGCCCAGCGATCCAGTAGCCATAATACTAGTAGCCGAAGTCTCGACCAAGTCATGGCCTCCAGGGGCATCCGACACTTCTGCCTCATTTCAGAGCGGCTGGTGTTCTTCAGTATTCTGTCAACGGTCATACTGGGAGCTGTGTCCTGGCAG CCCTCCAACGGCCTCTTTCTCAGCGctctgctggtggtgctgcCTCTGGAGTCTCTGACCCACGGCTTGTTCCACGAGCTGGGCAGCTGCCTGGGGGGAACATGTGTCGGCTACGCCCTGGTCATACCTACTGCTTACTGCAG CGCTGATGGCCAGCCCACTCTCCTACCACCTGAGCAGGTACAGCAGCTGAACACGCGCTCAACAGGTATGCTGAACAACGTGCAGCGCCTCTTCTCCCACCACATGATCCAGACGTTTGGTTGCGACTACTCCACCAGTGGCGTTACGATGGAGGCCGTGCAGACGAAGCTGCGCAACTTTCTGGAGCTTCGTACAGCAGACGGGCCCCGTCATGACACCTATCTGATTTTCTACAGTGGGCACACGTACAAAAACAACGGGGCTTGGGCTCTGACCG GAGGTGAGAAGCTCCACCTGGCCCAGTTGCTGGAGTTGTGGAAGGAGAAGAACGCCGGCCACTTCTCCCGGCTCATCCTCGTCTTGGATACCGAAAACTCCCTCCCCTGGGTGAAGGAGATACGCAAGGTGGAGGGCGTCTACGTCGCCGTGCAGGGGGCCGAGCTGTCCGCCACCAGGGTGGACCCAGAGGCCGGAGACACCCCCCTCCTCGGGGACTTCACCGCCGAATGGGTGGAGTTCAACTGCAACCCGGACAGCGACACCCAGTGGTCGGAAAAGGGAAGGACCGTGACGGCCGCGTACGGCGTGTCCAAACGCTGGAGCGACTACACGCTTCACCTGCCCACTGGGAGCGACGTGGCCAAGCATTGGAAGACTCACTTTCCCAAGGTTACGTATCCCATGGTGCACCTGTCCAACTGGTGCTGTGGCCTCAACCTGTTCTGGCTGTGCAGCGTGTGCCTGCGCTGCTTCAGGAGGTGTAAACTGGCCTGGTTCCCACCAGCTGTACTGGACACTGGGCAGGGAATTAAACTGGTGCACTCTTAG